Proteins encoded within one genomic window of bacterium:
- a CDS encoding cell division protein FtsL: MRRMIVGNGVCMITEIRKEPPAVPAVPRRRGFVALFLALLVTGLFNVWLSGQCIRMGYRVSAALEEKRTLQKEQEVLRLEALALKSPARIHSIARNDLHMVPAQMDRLIQ, translated from the coding sequence ATGAGAAGGATGATCGTCGGCAACGGCGTGTGCATGATCACGGAGATCCGGAAGGAGCCTCCGGCGGTCCCGGCGGTCCCCCGGCGGCGCGGATTCGTAGCCCTGTTCCTTGCCCTTCTCGTCACCGGCCTGTTCAACGTCTGGCTGTCGGGCCAGTGCATCCGCATGGGGTACCGGGTTTCCGCCGCCCTCGAGGAGAAGCGCACCCTCCAGAAGGAGCAGGAGGTCCTGCGGCTGGAAGCGCTGGCGCTGAAGAGTCCCGCCCGCATCCACTCCATCGCCCGGAACGACCTGCACATGGTGCCCGCGCAGATGGACCGGTTGATCCAGTGA
- the rsmH gene encoding 16S rRNA (cytosine(1402)-N(4))-methyltransferase RsmH, giving the protein MVPGHIPVLLQETLEWLAPAPGGIFLDGTTGAGGHAAEIAARIGPRGFLVCADADPAMLGIAGRRLSAFPWVRLVHADFADLDVLREAAGGRRFDGALLDLGISSVQLDDPARGFSFRVEGPLDMRRDPDGDGPTAAEVLRDTREKDLADLFFQFGEERFSRRIARAVVERRKKEPIRTTLGLAELVSSAIPRRAWPRDIHPATRVFQALRIAVNRELSSLGTFLDAIPRHLSPGGRVAVISFHSLEDRMVKTAFRRPAAGKGEEEPVLERLTRKPIVPSEREARENPRARSAKLRVARRRDGGD; this is encoded by the coding sequence ATGGTGCCCGGCCACATCCCCGTTCTTTTACAGGAGACGTTGGAATGGCTGGCCCCCGCTCCCGGCGGGATCTTTCTCGACGGGACGACCGGAGCCGGCGGGCACGCGGCGGAGATCGCCGCGAGGATCGGCCCCCGGGGCTTTCTGGTCTGCGCCGACGCGGACCCCGCGATGCTCGGGATCGCCGGCCGGCGGCTCTCGGCGTTCCCGTGGGTGCGGCTCGTGCATGCGGATTTCGCGGATCTCGACGTGCTGCGCGAAGCCGCGGGGGGAAGGAGGTTCGACGGTGCGCTGCTGGACCTCGGGATCTCTTCCGTCCAGCTCGACGACCCGGCGCGCGGCTTCTCGTTCCGGGTGGAAGGTCCCCTCGACATGCGGCGGGATCCGGACGGCGACGGGCCGACGGCGGCGGAGGTCCTCCGGGACACGCGGGAAAAGGATCTCGCGGACCTCTTCTTCCAGTTCGGAGAGGAGCGGTTCTCCCGACGGATCGCCCGCGCGGTGGTGGAGCGCAGGAAAAAGGAGCCGATCCGGACGACCCTCGGGCTCGCGGAGCTGGTTTCCTCGGCGATCCCCCGGAGGGCCTGGCCACGGGACATCCACCCCGCCACGCGGGTGTTCCAGGCGCTGCGGATCGCCGTGAACCGGGAGCTGTCTTCGCTCGGAACGTTCCTCGACGCGATCCCCCGGCATCTTTCCCCCGGGGGGCGGGTGGCGGTGATCAGCTTCCATTCGCTCGAGGATCGCATGGTGAAGACGGCGTTCCGGCGGCCCGCGGCCGGGAAGGGGGAGGAAGAGCCGGTGTTGGAACGGTTGACCCGCAAGCCGATCGTCCCGTCGGAACGGGAAGCGCGGGAAAACCCGAGGGCGCGCAGCGCGAAGCTTCGCGTGGCGCGCCGGCGCGATGGAGGAGACTGA